One genomic region from Spirochaetota bacterium encodes:
- a CDS encoding SPFH/Band 7/PHB domain protein, translating to MISILILLILLVVMLSLSIKIVQQGQTVLIERLGKFHVQLDAGLNFIIPFLDAPRMIRWRIPIRRNNKYMYVEQNTPFIDLRETVFDFPEQSVITKDNVGIKINAVLYYQILDVTKAVYEIVDLSQAIEKITQTTLRNLIGELELDQTLSSRDLINSKLQVILDEATDKWGVKINRVELQDISPPVDIQAAMEKQMRAEREKRETILRAEGDKQAAILYAEGEKQARIRDAEGFRESEILRAQGFAEARERIAKAESESLRLLSENLGSQMNSSSYLIALKYVETLKELGSAGNKTIMMPYEASAMMGSLASIKEVLFDKEMKK from the coding sequence ATGATTTCTATTTTGATACTGCTTATTTTATTAGTAGTAATGCTCAGTTTATCTATCAAAATTGTTCAACAAGGGCAAACCGTTCTTATCGAACGCTTGGGAAAATTCCATGTTCAATTAGACGCTGGTCTGAATTTTATTATACCTTTTTTAGATGCACCTAGAATGATTCGTTGGCGAATACCTATTCGTCGTAATAACAAATACATGTATGTAGAACAAAATACTCCTTTTATCGATCTTCGTGAAACAGTATTTGATTTTCCAGAACAATCAGTAATCACCAAGGATAATGTCGGTATTAAAATTAACGCTGTACTTTATTACCAAATTTTAGATGTTACGAAAGCTGTTTATGAAATTGTTGATCTTTCTCAAGCTATAGAAAAAATTACTCAAACAACATTAAGAAACCTTATTGGAGAGCTAGAATTAGATCAAACTCTTTCTTCAAGGGATCTTATCAATAGCAAACTTCAAGTAATTTTAGATGAAGCAACAGACAAATGGGGTGTTAAAATTAACAGAGTAGAATTACAAGATATTTCACCTCCTGTAGATATACAAGCAGCCATGGAAAAACAAATGCGTGCTGAAAGAGAAAAAAGAGAAACTATTCTCAGAGCTGAAGGTGACAAACAAGCTGCTATTTTATATGCTGAAGGCGAAAAACAAGCTCGTATTCGTGATGCGGAAGGTTTTAGAGAATCTGAAATTCTTAGGGCTCAAGGATTTGCTGAAGCAAGAGAAAGAATTGCTAAAGCTGAATCTGAAAGTTTGCGTCTTCTTTCAGAAAATCTTGGATCTCAGATGAATTCATCTAGTTATCTAATTGCATTGAAATATGTAGAAACATTAAAAGAACTTGGCTCTGCTGGAAACAAAACTATCATGATGCCTTACGAAGCATCTGCAATGATGGGATCTTTAGCTTCTATCAAAGAAGTGCTATTTGACAAAGAAATGAAAAAATAA
- a CDS encoding antibiotic biosynthesis monooxygenase: MNPHLYTEKSFSISVKIIPKNLEEFIILMEYFIIKVREEKGNIFYYVMKDCNEENRFIFWGLWQDDLSVQAHMNSEYFIKYVPQLGRLYEDFKVTELEKFL; the protein is encoded by the coding sequence ATGAATCCACATCTATATACAGAAAAAAGTTTTAGTATTTCTGTAAAAATTATACCAAAAAATTTAGAAGAGTTTATTATTTTGATGGAATATTTTATTATTAAAGTTAGAGAAGAGAAAGGAAATATTTTTTATTATGTCATGAAAGATTGTAATGAAGAGAATAGATTTATTTTTTGGGGTTTATGGCAAGATGATTTGTCTGTTCAAGCTCATATGAATTCTGAATATTTCATCAAATATGTTCCGCAATTAGGACGATTGTATGAAGATTTTAAGGTAACAGAATTAGAAAAGTTCTTATAA
- a CDS encoding UPF0182 family protein yields MTLKVQKRLLLILLGITALVATIVFSANLILQIMWLSSQDVVQSIIKLLLVRWISIPIFATLMTLISFVHLISASKKERANKKFLIFKTFAIFLFSIVCESYLQISQALLNVILSGLTGDIDPLTKLDTSVFLFGMPLLQKMSLFIILYNLLLLSFRTVFFDKKIPLHLFDKLLLIKTIFFLSVLLSLLKFTNIHASIADYIGYMDIFGYFIPFIISLLLIFFFCIKIIMFHFKKDRSMVITSGILVFILLILNIIWPIYLDKFIYTPNQSSLQEKFAGIHAESTRKSFMLDKIIRGDNYVISEQEVSNVLAKNFWQDATHFLKVVQRNQEVLPIFTIHSVTPLLLSNKQGNFSPYLIASRESTEDPKELWDIKHFRNIFGYGAIIGAVNKFNKEGESQLILKDLELNNTDTNINIEITNPQIFFSEKYNDYIFINTKMLLPNFKNNSISLEIQNFTGLRSIPINIFTKILLTIIYRDSRFLLTDYFNKDTQFIFRRKPTEIVQNILPNFHYSTPRLILYNKELWWELDAYSVSDFIYTSKMITTPWGKYNWVRSPMKAFVSAYSGEVIFDIQDNTDPFIKITKKLYPKLFEKKMALGSEKYLYPMDLFNIQSQLLEIYHDTNTASFYSGFNKREIAHEGNQEIGKFVKNRMILNKNILAMQQTYTPKGKNIFSAQMIAYIDHNKQKKIYLYEAPASLGIPGLAQAISFLNQDPDFSRMSTLWGQIGSKLSSADTIFYPMKDRGIYASTIFLESETISTPLAAQFIVIDGTTVSLGRTVDELMYNVLKILENQDQMTFSEEQKLRAILQEVYQYYLDAEKARMDNNTQEYQKNVDNIGVILQNIKGVL; encoded by the coding sequence ATGACGCTAAAAGTTCAAAAAAGATTGTTATTAATATTGTTAGGGATTACAGCTTTGGTAGCAACCATTGTATTCTCTGCAAATTTAATACTACAAATTATGTGGCTTTCTTCTCAGGATGTGGTACAATCCATTATCAAATTATTATTAGTAAGATGGATATCTATACCTATATTTGCTACACTTATGACATTAATTAGTTTTGTTCATTTAATTTCAGCTTCTAAAAAAGAACGAGCTAATAAAAAATTCTTAATATTCAAAACTTTTGCAATTTTTTTATTTTCTATTGTTTGTGAATCTTATTTACAAATATCACAAGCTTTATTGAATGTTATTTTGAGCGGATTAACAGGGGATATAGATCCCTTAACAAAATTAGATACATCTGTATTTCTTTTTGGAATGCCACTATTACAAAAAATGTCATTATTTATTATTTTATATAATCTTTTACTTTTGTCTTTTAGAACAGTTTTCTTTGATAAAAAAATTCCCCTTCATCTATTTGATAAATTACTACTGATCAAAACAATTTTTTTCTTAAGTGTTCTATTATCACTTCTAAAATTCACTAATATTCACGCTTCTATAGCAGATTATATAGGATATATGGATATTTTTGGATATTTTATCCCTTTTATAATATCATTACTATTAATTTTTTTCTTTTGTATAAAAATAATAATGTTTCATTTCAAAAAAGATAGATCTATGGTTATCACTTCTGGTATTTTAGTGTTTATTTTATTAATTTTGAATATTATTTGGCCTATTTATTTAGACAAATTTATCTATACCCCGAATCAAAGTTCTTTACAAGAAAAATTTGCAGGTATTCATGCTGAAAGCACAAGAAAATCTTTTATGTTAGATAAAATTATCCGTGGAGATAATTATGTTATATCAGAACAAGAAGTTTCAAATGTACTTGCTAAAAACTTTTGGCAAGATGCCACTCATTTTTTAAAAGTAGTACAAAGAAATCAAGAAGTTCTTCCTATTTTTACTATTCATTCTGTAACACCTCTTTTACTTTCTAACAAACAGGGCAATTTTTCCCCTTATTTAATTGCTAGTAGGGAAAGTACTGAAGATCCTAAGGAATTATGGGATATCAAGCATTTTAGAAATATTTTTGGTTATGGTGCTATTATAGGTGCTGTCAATAAATTTAATAAAGAAGGTGAATCTCAGTTGATTCTTAAAGATTTAGAATTAAACAATACAGATACAAATATAAATATTGAAATAACTAATCCACAAATTTTCTTTAGTGAAAAATACAATGATTATATTTTTATAAATACAAAAATGCTTTTACCAAATTTCAAAAATAATAGTATATCTCTTGAAATACAAAATTTTACAGGATTGAGAAGTATTCCTATAAATATTTTTACAAAAATTTTATTAACTATTATTTATAGAGATAGTAGATTCTTATTGACAGATTATTTTAATAAGGATACACAATTTATCTTCAGAAGAAAACCGACAGAAATAGTACAGAATATTTTACCTAATTTTCATTATTCTACTCCAAGACTAATCTTATACAATAAAGAATTGTGGTGGGAATTAGATGCCTATAGTGTATCAGATTTTATTTATACATCTAAAATGATAACTACGCCTTGGGGCAAATATAATTGGGTTCGATCTCCTATGAAAGCTTTTGTCTCAGCATATTCTGGAGAGGTTATTTTTGATATTCAGGATAATACCGACCCTTTTATTAAAATTACGAAAAAATTATACCCAAAATTATTTGAGAAAAAAATGGCATTAGGTTCTGAGAAGTATTTATATCCTATGGATTTATTTAATATTCAAAGCCAATTGTTAGAAATATATCATGATACTAATACTGCCAGTTTTTATTCAGGATTTAATAAAAGGGAAATCGCACACGAAGGGAATCAAGAGATTGGAAAATTTGTTAAAAATAGAATGATCTTGAATAAAAATATACTTGCAATGCAACAAACATATACTCCTAAAGGTAAGAATATTTTTTCAGCACAAATGATTGCTTATATTGATCATAACAAACAAAAAAAGATCTATCTGTATGAAGCTCCAGCGAGTTTAGGGATACCAGGATTAGCACAAGCTATATCTTTTTTGAATCAAGATCCAGATTTTTCTCGTATGTCTACTTTATGGGGACAAATTGGTTCAAAACTATCCAGTGCAGATACTATTTTTTACCCTATGAAAGATAGGGGAATATATGCAAGTACAATATTTTTAGAATCAGAAACTATTAGTACACCATTAGCAGCTCAATTTATCGTTATTGACGGTACAACAGTCAGTCTTGGTAGAACAGTAGATGAATTAATGTATAATGTATTAAAAATTCTAGAAAATCAAGATCAGATGACTTTTTCAGAAGAACAAAAATTAAGAGCTATTTTACAGGAAGTGTATCAATATTATCTTGATGCAGAGAAGGCTAGAATGGATAATAATACTCAAGAATATCAAAAAAATGTCGATAACATAGGAGTTATATTGCAAAATATCAAAGGTGTTTTGTAA